Proteins from a genomic interval of Phlebotomus papatasi isolate M1 chromosome 3, Ppap_2.1, whole genome shotgun sequence:
- the LOC129805828 gene encoding mediator of RNA polymerase II transcription subunit 7 → MSNPETTQVMSLPLPPANYVNLYSDEHIRKNRAPKPPMPILDTYSMFGNTFNNDDNIIRPLETQGFRRLYPQHFDRKKELKKLNHSLLVNFLDLIDFLVHNPDNPRRTEKVDDLSLLFVHIHHLLNEFRPHQARETLRVMMEMQKRQRIETAHRFQKHLDKVRDIIKNAFSALPDQDQEDNKLTVPVELMDFSSDNASSDSNQDHCHPLDRLMCSIVDSM, encoded by the exons ATGTCCAATCCGGAGACAACGCAGGTTATGTCCCTGCCTCTACCACCAGCCAACTACGTTAATCTCTATTCAGATGAGCATATACGAAAGAATCGCGCCCCAAAGCCCCCAATGCCCATTCTCGACACTTACTCCATGTTTGGCAACACCTTCAACAATGACGATAATATTATCCGTCCGCTGGAGACTCAGGGCTTCCGGAGGCTCTATCCTCAGCACTTTGACCGCAAGAAAGAGCTGAAGAAGCTCAATCACTCATTGCTGGTGAATTTCCTGGATCTCATTGACTTCTTGGTGCACAATCCTGACAATCCGAGGCGAACAGAAAag GTGGATGATCTTAGTTTGCTGTTTGTTCATATCCATCACCTCCTGAATGAATTTAGACCGCACCAGGCGAGGGAAACCCTCAGAGTGATGATGGAAATGCAGAAGAGGCAGAGAATTGAGACAGCTCATAG ATTTCAGAAGCATCTGGATAAAGTCCGGGATATCATTAAGAATGCCTTCAGTGCACTTCCGGATCAGGATCAAGAAGACAACAAACTCACCGTTCCCGTGGAACTGATGGACTTTTCAAGTGACAATGCCAGCAGCGACAGCAATCAGGATCACTGCCATCCCCTCGATAGATTAATGTGCAGTATTGTGGATAGTATGTag